The genomic stretch CGCCCGCAGTAACGGCTCTGGCCGCATAGGACGACTGCTGAACCGCATTTGTCCGCGTCTCATGGCATCATCATGGACGGCTACGGCCAGAGCCGTGCACTCGACGGCGACCGCAAGCGGGGCAGAAGCGTAACTCCGCGCACCCAGGCGGCCCCCACGTCACGAGGTGCATCCAGGCCCCGCGCCGCGTGGATGGCCAGATGGCCCTGCCTGCGCCATGGGCCTATAAAAGGGAGGATCGGAGTCGGAGCAGGGCAAGATTGCATCTCCATCCTGATCGATCGTTTGATTATTGGCGAGCTTCATTCCATTCCATCAGTTCCTTTGGCGGAGGATGTCGTGCTGCGGAGGCAACTGCGGGTGCGGCTCCGGCTGCAAGTGCGGCAGCGGCTGCGGAGGGTAATAAGCCTGCCTGTGCCTGCACTTCTTCCCTTCCCTTattcctctctctctttctctctctctctctctctctcggagTCAGATCTGATGATGAAATGGTGGGTTCCCTGCTGATCTGGCTCTGTTTTCGCCTTGCGGCTTCATCAGACCTGTGCTTCGATCCGGCAGGCTGTGCTTCCGTAGAAatgttctctctcttttttaataacatacataaaaacaaaaaacttttggGGGGGGTATACAAGTAATAGAATATGTCATGATTTTATTAGCCTGTGTGTATGGATCTTTGATGCTGGAGGGAGGATTATGTGCAGAGATAGGAGATcgttctctccctccctcccacgGCTGCGGGCGGCTTGATTTTCTTATGAAAGTTCTTGTTTTTTCAAGGTCGTATATGATGATTTTTCTGGCCGGGTTGTTCGTCGTGCTCATCGTCATCCTATCGATCTGTCTGTGTGTATGCAGGTGCAAGATGTACCCGGACATGGCTGAGCAGCAGGTGACCACCACCGCCAAGACTCTCGTCATGGGTGTCGCACCATCGTCCAAggggtatgtatatatgcatgcTCCCTCATCCCTCTCTCGTTTTCTGTACAGTTCTGCTTTCTTGGCTCCATCGATATGACGGGCTCCTAGCTAATAATTAATAGCCAGCAACACATGTGGTGATCTCTACTCTACTATTTTTGTCCTATTTGCCATCGATTTTTGTACTGCTAGCAGCACTGGAGTAACGTGTAGTGAAAGTTTCATCAGCAACCGTAAAAAGGTGACGACACCGAAATCACACGCTGCGATGTCATGTGCCATCGTCAAGGAATTAATTAAACACTGAGATAGACATGCATGCTTCTGCTGCTTTTCTCTGCGCCAGCAAAGAAAACCTTGAAAAACAACACTGATATGACgatagtctttttttttttttgttggcaCTTGTCATGTACTGAAAAGTCTTGACACGGCATACGTTCTGGTAGGGAACATGACAAAGATCGATCTCTGGTCACTCGTCTGCTCCCCCTACCTGCACGTTGTATCATGTAAATCCACAGTATATATGCTGCTGTGTATTGTTATACATGTATGTATGTAGCTAGTACTCCTGTGAGAGCACGCATGCGCACGTACTGACTGTGTTTGCCTGGTACGTGACGATGGATGCAGGCACGCCGAGGGCGGGTTCGAGGCGGCGGCCGGCGCCGGAGCTGAGAACGACGGGTGCAAGTGCGGCCCCAACTGCAGCTGCAACCCCTGCACCTGCAAGTGAGCTgtataataaccccctgcactgcactgcagcCCGGAGGAAGGACGGATTCCCTTAGCTGTAGTATAGCAGTGTCGTCACTGTGTGTGTGTTTGAGTCAGCCAGTCAGTCGAGTGCCATGGCACCATATGCTAGTGGTTCTGGTACTGATGGGAACCAATAATAATTGTACTGGGATGTTGGCGTCGTGTCGTCCTTCCCGTGCTCCTCCGGGGGCTCATCTACTAGCAGTCGGTG from Sorghum bicolor cultivar BTx623 chromosome 3, Sorghum_bicolor_NCBIv3, whole genome shotgun sequence encodes the following:
- the LOC8073301 gene encoding metallothionein-like protein 2A, giving the protein MSCCGGNCGCGSGCKCGSGCGGCKMYPDMAEQQVTTTAKTLVMGVAPSSKGHAEGGFEAAAGAGAENDGCKCGPNCSCNPCTCK